DNA sequence from the Treponema sp. OMZ 838 genome:
GCAAGCACAGGGATTTTCCAATACAAAAGATATTGAAAGAATACTGGAAAACATTGTATTTGTAGAACTTGCCTCAAGAGGATACGAAGTAAAAATCGGAAAATTAAAAGACAGAGAAATCGATTTTATCGTACAAAAGAATAATCAGCTCTCTTATTATCAAGTTGCCTATATGTTAAGCGATGAACAAACACGAGAACGGGAATTCGGAGTATATAAAACAATTGAAGATAATTTCCCCAAATACGTGCTATCATTAGATCGTTTTGATTTCAGCAGGGACGGCATTATCCACAAAAATATTATCGATTTTTTGTTAGAAAGTACCATGCCGTAGTGATATGGCGATTATAAACCGATAAAGAAAATATTGTCAAGAAATTTTTTTTGTTTGCCAAAAAGAACGTTAGTTACCCCAATAATCCGTTCATCGTAATCCTACTCCAGGGCGGATTATCCCTTATCGACCGATTATATAAGGCTGTATACGGCTTTTTACTTTTTGTAAGCTGAGAGTTCCTGCATTGCAACATCCAAAGAAGGTCGCCCTCTTCTCTTTTCTTTTGTTTCCTTTATAGAGCCAACCAAAACAACTCTGTGTCTCGGTATTTTTAATACGTAAGTTTTATACCAATAAGGTTGTGGTTTGGGAATCTTAATATTTACCGCTCCCCTTTTGATGAGGAATTCTTTATTTTTCCAATATAAAACGGCATGATCTTCATATAGTTCAAGCTGTGCTTCTTCCTCCTTGCTGCTCCAACATTTTGCAGCAATCCATGCCGGCAGCGACATAGTAATAGGAATTAAACCGAATATCATATAAACAGCATGCATGGGATGTTCTCTGAAATATACCGGTCCATGTTCCGGTCCTTTCTCAATACCGGAGAACACAAGAAATGCATAAAAAGTCAAAAGTCCAACTATTACTCCGAATAACACCATAATATACAATACACCGGTTGAATATTTATTGCATTGAAATGTTATTCTTCTCATCATTTACAAATCCTTTTTTAACGCTTTATTCCGTATACATTATCCGCTTTTCAGTGATAAAATTCATTTGAATAAAACTGCATCATATTTCGGTCTATTTACCAAGTCAAATGTGCTAAGCTAACAGTATACCATGTTTAAGGTGTTTTCCTAGCAGTTATCAATAATTTCGGTTTTTGATATAATGGCAGCGTAAACAAGAAACAGGAGCATTATTATGTACATAAAACCTGAAGATCGGCGTGAAAAATCGAATGCAAAAATAAAGGAAATGGGCATTGCCTGTATGGAAGAACTGCCCTTGGTGGAATCATCAAAAGAGGCGAAGCTTAAAAGCCTTGAAGAAATCTGCGACAGAGCCATCGCATGTCTTTTGTCGATTCAATTGGCTGAAGACATTCATAATGAGCAAGGGGATGAAGAATCGAGGGAACTGTTTTTACGTTTGCTTGAAAACTACGAAGTATCGGACTGCCTTTTGGAAAAAGAAAAACGACTTTTTGACGGAACATACAGCGAACAGGATGTCATCGATGTCTGTTGGACTTATGAAGCTTATTGGTCGCTTGTGTGGGCTTTGGGCTTGGTCGAGGATATTTCGTATCCGAATGACATCTGTGATGTGGAGAGAGCGATAAAACTGGTCGGCGACACCGATGGGAAAGCTGCGTTTAAAGCACAATGTAAGTTACGCGGAATAGAAGAAATACTGGATATGCTCGATCTGCACTACCGTTACCACTGGGCAACGGAAGAAAAACGGCTCCGCCCCGAAACGGAAATCAAGGACTTAAATCCCGATGTTTTGATGGAACGGCGGCGCGGACTTGAGTGGCTTATTTCCGAAGAATCCGATTGGTTCGATATTTCGATGGATACGTAGTCCTTTTTACTGCATTATCATTTTTATCCGGCGAAAATATATTCGATGACAAGTTCACAAATGGCATCGTTTTTATCGTAGCCGAAATATACCGGATATTTTCCATCACCGAAACCGCTTTGTATCATGGGAACGGTCAAGTCCGTTCCTTCTAAAGGATAGTTAATCCAGTCCCCGCCGTCGCGTTGAAAGCGCGGATTTGCTACATAACTCTTTTTGAACTCTTTTGCAAAATAATCGTCGTATATATTTTTGTCGGGATTTTCGTTTGCCCAACGACTTTCAAAATTGCAATAGGCATCCCGTGTTTTTACATCGACAACTGTTGCAAGCCCTGCATCGACATTAAACCCGAAAAAACTTTCTCCATCGACATTGTCCAAATCTTCATTGCCTATCAAGGCTTCACGATATACGGCAGCCTTTTCATTGGAAAATTTTACCCGTGTTGCAACATATCGGTAATGGTCTTCTTCTATTTCAACAACCAAAGTTTCTAATGGAAAAATTCCTGTAGGTACTTTTTGCAGATACGGTTCCGCGTTTCTGTTAAGGTAGACGAGCGGATCACGCACCAGAACATTTCCCGTCGGAAAATGCACGGTTCCCATCGGCAATATAAATAACTTTTTCCCCTGTACTTCATTTTGAGAAAACAAGTTACCGTAATGCGCAGGAGATACAAGCAGCTCCTTCACTTTTTCATATTTTTCAATCCATTCTTTTGTCGGTATCATATAAACCTCCACATAAAGATTAAATAATATAGTATTTATCAGTACATGTGTCCACAGACAAAAGTTTCATTTTTTGATATACTTACAAAAAGTTTTTATCGGAGTCATGATAAACAGTTCGGCAGGAATTCAGCCTCACTGTTTATCTGCCGAGTTTGTCTTTCGACAAACGTCGCATTATTATATGTGCTTTTTAACTTCGTTGCAAAAGCACGGAAAAAACTTTTTTTGCAAATTGATATTTACTGCAAAAAGTTTTTATCGGAGATTAAGTTATGAAAAAAATCGAGCATCAATATTTCGATCAGTTGAATCTTGCGACAACAGATGATGTAGAAGTAATTTGGGAAAAAGAGATTCAGGGGATAGACACGTGGCTTTGGCTCGGCAAAAATGTAGAACCGTCTACCGGCATACTCGACCTTTATGCACGCTTTCTTGAAGAAATAGATGAAAAAATAAAAGAAGCAAGAAAATCGCTGATAACATATTTAAAAGATGACAGCTACTATATTGACTTTCATATTGAAGAATGCGGACTGGAAGATTTGCCAAGTGATATTACCGAGTTTGTAAGTAAAATGAAGATAACGAATGTAGGCTTATGGATTGACAGTGAAAAGCCGCACATCACAATGGATTTTATGATTGCACCTGATGAAAGCGATGAAATACTCTGCGTAAAATTCGGTGAAGATGCAAAAATCATATCCATCGATTGGGAAAGTTAGCGGTTAGAAATGTTACAATTCTTCTATGAAAACGAAGACATTGACGATAAACTGATAGATTACATTAAGAATAATCCCGAGAAATTTGTCTTCATCGGCACTTACAAAACAGATGAGGATTAGAGAGAAAGCAACAAACTATGATTTATGCTAAATTTTATACTAAAAGCAAAGGTTGTTTAGAGGGCATTAACAGGAAAACAAGTGCCGAGATTAAAAAAATAATAAGCTGCGAAGCTGACATTATCTATCAGTCGCCTCATACAAATAAGATTATTTGGGCCGCAAAACGGCTAGACGAAAATTGTGTACGCATAATGGTATTCGATAAAGCTGCAAACAAAATTGCTTCTATAAAAATGGAAGATGAATTGAGCGATTCAGATATAGCTTTTACAAGTTTAAATAAAGAAAATCGCATAGTAGTATCTTTTGCAGCAGGACAGGACGGCTCTCAAGATTATTGCATAGAATTAACTCAAAATGAGCTGAAAATAATATATAAGTTTCCGGAGAATTTATCTTATATGTTTAGCTTCGATAAGTATGCTTTGCTTGCAGATTTTTATAGCTCAAACTTTTTTAAAATTTCCTCCTCCGATTTTACGCCGATTGCTGAAAATACATATGCTTTGTTTAAAGAAGATTCATTATCCAATGTACAGAAAATCAATGATAGTTTCGGAATAGTTTGTACTACTGAAGGAAGATGCTATGCATTTGATTTATCCGCACTTGAATTAATTGATGAACTGATTATTGATTGCAAAACAGGGGCTTTAGAAAAAAATTGGGCTGTGAATGCATTATTTCAAAAAAGAGATGAAATGATATTCGAATATCGCAATTATAAAAACGGAAAAGAAAACATTGAATGGATTAGCGTAGATAAATTATATTTGGATAAACTTATCAAAGAACGGAAACCGTGATATAATTAAAAAATGGATAAATATTATAAAATTAATAGAAGCACTAAAAAAATGTCCTATACGACGGTTATGGCAAGGATGTAAACTTAAAAGAAATAGGATTGAGCGAATATGGTTTGTCGCAAAATTAAAATTTTGAAATGTAATAATATATAAGAAGAAGAGGCATAATTATGCGAGCGAAAACCGGCGATGTATACTGTGTGTATAATTCATATTTAAAAAAATATACTGCGTGCCAAATAACCAAGATAGAGGAAGGTGAGAAAAAACCGAAAGCAGTGCTGCTCTGGTTAGATTGGTCGGGTGAACAGCCTGTCAAGGAGGAAGAGTTACCTTTACTAAAGCCGCTTTATCAGGACTTTATGTACTGGAAACGTGGTCTGCATCTTTGTAATGTTGATGTCATGGTACCTGCGAACCATATGTTAATCGGTAATATGCAGCCATTAACCGATGAAAGCACAAATACCTATGCAATGTCTTGGGGAAACGGATATGAAGTATATCGTCAACTTAAATGGCAGGAGATTCCTAAAGAGCAAAGAGATGCTTTTAAAAAAGCGGAGAGCAGTAAGGAAAAAATTATATTTGCCGGAAAAGAAATGGCGATTTCCAGACATCGCATACATGATGATGTTCCTTTTGAAAATGTGCTGGAATTAAAAGCCTTTCCATGCTTATCCTATTTGGCATGTAAAAAATGGCATATCGGTTTATATGAATATTTACAATCATGTCCGTTTTTAGATGAGCTGGTACTTGAAAATCATCAGCAAAAAATATTGGATTTTTCCAATGCGCATTTGCACAAACTTTCTATTGATATGAACGGCGTGGAAGAACTGTATCTGAATAACGAATTGGAAGAACTTATTCTGTTAGGTGAAGTAACAAATAACTGTAAAATACATGCTGTTGAAAACGGAGCTTTATTACTTTTAACAGCAACTGAAATAGTGCCTAAAATACAGGGTCTAAAAGACTTGGGCAAACTGCATTGCTCAGAGATTACAGAACTTGATATGGCCGAGATTCTAGAAGCATACCCGATGCTGAAGGAATTGCGGCTATGGGGAAAACCCGGTATTCTTTCTAACCTTTCTATGCTATTCCGATTTACAAAATTGGAGGGCTTTACCACGGTTGATTTATTCGGTTTTTCTGCCGAAGACATTCCGGAGCCGGAATGTTTACCTAACTTACATTGGTTTTGGATGAGCAGCCTGCCGGAAAATGCAGCCAAAAAAGCTAAACAGCTTTATAAAAAGAGAAAAGAAGAAGGGCTTGATCTTTGGATACAAAAGCCGCGAAAGCCGGAATGGTTGGCGCAGAACCTTGACAATCCGTTCCGCTCATGGGACGGACAAGAAAATATTTCTGCAGCGAATGCCAAGAAAGCAGCAGATGTATATAAAAAAACAAGAGCCGAAATTCTCAAATTGGAACAAAGCTCGCCGATCGAAGCTGCTCGGACTGCCGAAGCTTTGGTGAGGGCATACACTGAAGCCTTTAATAAGATGGACAAACGCAAATATTTTATTGAAACAGTAGAAAGAGAGGATATCTATTGTGCTCTTACAGAACTTTTAGATTTAATACCGCCTTCTCTATCTATCAATAAAGAAAAACTCTTGGAAATTTTTGATACAACACGGGATTTTTAGGATTAAAAGATGTTTCCGAATTATTTGGAAGGCACAATTATTTTAACGATTACTCACTTAGCCGAGGATTCTAAAAATGAACTTGCAAAAAAGATATTTGCAAGGATAAATCAACAACCCCGACGCAAGCGTCGGGGCACAGTGCTCAACGTTTCGCACTGTGTGTTCTATAAGGTGGTTGCAGTCGGCTTTAATACCCTTTATTACGACGCAAGCGTCGGGGTATTAAACCCTCCGCACGAATAAAGACTTCGAGAATCTTTCTCCCAAAGAACAGGAAGTGTTCACAGTAAATTTTCCGCATATCTTTAGAAATTAATATGAATAAAATTGTAACTACAACAGTAATAGTAATTTTTACTTTTTTAATTTTTACAGCCGATGTAGTGTTAATCACAAGATTTTTCACACTGATAAAACAAAGAAGATATAATGATTCAGCTCCTCTTTGGGGCGGACTTCCCGATTTATTTCCGAAAATTAAAAATAAATATCTTAAAACTTTTTTGAACTACATCATGCTAAATATTGCGGTGTATATCATCGGGTACTATTTCCCAAAGACAGGAGTTTTTACCGGAACTCTTACATTTTCTTTTGATATTGTTATCGAGAGTTATAGATTTTTAGTATCGTTTATAATAACGAATTTATTTTTAGCTATTAGTCAGCTTACAAGAAAAATAAAAATTTTTCAACAAAATACAATTTCGGCTAAACTATACTACATTGAACTTATCATCATTCCCATTATTGTTATTTTTTCTCTTTATTTTTTTGACAGCGTTTTTGATAATCTTGCAAGGAAGGTAACAATATAAAAGAATAGTACACTTACAAAATTGCTAAAAGATGATAGAATAAAATATGAGGAGACAGCAATATGGAAGTTATTTTGAGTACGGTAATCGGCGGTGAAATTACGGTTGAGGTTGATGGTGGGAAAATTGTTCATTCATTGATAATAAAAATGAGAAACTCCTTGAAAGAGCATTTTAAAAAAATATTTTTTGAAGGGCTAGATAGAATAAAAATCAACGTATATATCAGCGGAGATGTTTCTTCTTATTGCGATAAAATGGGTATTACTGCAACCCGATATTTCCGTGCAAAGACAGAATATACGACAGAGTTTTGTATCGATAAAAACTATTGGTCGTTAGAACCTGTTCTTCCAGTGGATAGAAAGTTTATTCTATTCATGGAAAACTCGTTGATACAGTTAGGCGGAATTATTGAAAAAAAGCTTAAAGCAGCCGGATATAATTTTGATGGCGAGCTGTTTAAAGAAATTGTTCTTAAAAGTTTAAGAGGGATTAGTTAAGAATATGGCAAAGTATTCAAAAGAAGCATTAGATGAAGCATTGCTGCAAGCGCAAAGCAGCGATATTAGTATGAGAAGAAAAGGGATAAAGTTTTTAAGACAAGCTTCTTGTTTGGAAACGGGTACGAAAAATACCTATCCGATAAGAGATTGGTTTTCTGAAACTAAAAATTACACAAAACTTTTTAAAATAGTAAAATCCGAAAAAGATTCGAAACTGTTATGGGAATATTTATTTTTGATTAAAACATATTGTGAACGTTATATTGATTTAGCTTATTTGGTAAAAGATTCTCAAAACTTTATCGCAAAAAAAGGAAACACAGAATTCAAAATAAAGGCTCGTGAGCTCGGAGGATTATTTTTAGGGCATCAAGATGCCTCTGTACGGCAAGCTGCAGCAAGCCTGCTTTGGTATTTAAAGAAAACTTCCGAAGTTTTGCCTGTAATCATAGAGCTTATGCAGAAAAAACGGGATTATATAACACTTTCTCATATCGGCATAATGATTCGCAATTGTTATTCACTTTTGAATGATGATAAAATTATTACAGACTCTTTTGGGAATGCTGTGGCGAAGGAAAATCTTATTTCACTAAAAGATGTAGAAGCTTTAAAAGAAGCCGTATCATTTTCATTGAAAAAAACTCCTAAGGCTGCAAAAAAAGCCGGCTTTAATTCCATATCTGAAACACTGGACGATATAATTACAACACTTACAAAAACGGTTGAAAGATGATAGAATAAATATAAGGGGATAAAATATGAACGGAGAATTATATCTAAAAAAGGGTATGCTTCAACTAAATAAAAAATTGTATGATGAAGCCTTGGAAACTTTGAATAAAGTAATCAAACTCGATGATGATCTTGCCAGTGTTACATCTGCAAAATGTATTTTAGGTGAATATTATTTTATTCATCAAAACTATGAAAAATCAAAAGAATTTTTATCATGGATTTGTGACAGACAAGATGAGCTTGAAGAAGAGTTTGACGATTTACTTTCACAAGAAATTGATACAGCCTCGGTACTGATTGATATGATGGAAAGATATAAGCTGTAAAACGCAATTTGCTAAAAATATGCAAGGAGTGATATTGTATGCAAAACAATTCTTATATTCATAATTTAAAAATGGAGCATGCAGACCCTCTCCCTTTTTTTGAAGATATGTTAAAGGAAGGAAAAGATTTTACAAGAACTTGAAGCGGAGCGGTTACGCCGTCAAAATATTACAAAAGAAGATTTGCAAAAAAAGTATGCCGAGTTACAAAGAGCCGGTTTTCCTCTTAGCGAATGTATCGGTTTTATAGCCGATTTAGGCGGCAGTAATGAGATTGCTTATCATTACGAATTGATTTGCGAAGACTGGGAGCGAGATGATCCGTTGCATTTGGGTAACAGTTTCGATAAACACGATTTAGCGGGAATTGATTTTCTTTTTGCAGCTATAAACAAAGCTTCAACCGAAAAAATACGGGTCTTCACCGCCTATCTCATTGCCGAAATTCTTGTAAGGTTGAAACATCGCGATTTTTATACGGCTGTATGCAATCGTCTTGTGCCGATACTTGTTTCGCTTACAAATACGAAGGACTGTGTTCTGAGGCGGAAAGCGTTGATAGCTGTCGGGTGGGTTGGGACAGCACAAGAGATTGGTATTTTTAATGACAGAATGCTTCACGACGAGGATAGTCTTTGCCGTGCATGGTCAGCTTCTGGGCTATGGCAATTATCATGTAACAGACTGCATAGTCAAACAATACTCCCGGATGTAAAAGATGTTTTTAGACAGGCAATCGCTGTGGAAAAAGACCTTTTTGCATGCGGCGTAATGATAGAGTCGGCACAAAGTTTATTCGGTAAAAAATGGATATCGTCTATCGCTGTTGAAAATGAAGATGCGGTAAAAATAGAAAAGGCTCGCAAATCGGCTGTCAGATTTTTAAGTAAGGATTAAATATAAGGAGTATAATCATGAAACAAATTCCTGATTTTCTGAAAGAATACGAAACCGCTTTACAAAAATACAGGCAGCGTTCTGTCGAAATTCTTGCGACAGCCCTAAACGACAGTGAAACAACGGATATAAAAAGTTCCAAGTTTTTAGGAACCCCTTATTTGCCTGTCGGTATGGACTATCCGAAAGACAAGGATGGCAAATATGAACAAAATTTATGCAATTAACGACTTATCGGAGCTGGAAGATTTTTTACATTCTCAAAACTCTATTGAAAACATACGTGAAAAACTTTTTGCCGAGTTTTTAAAATATGCGGATTATAAAAGCGTCTCGGAGTGGAACAAGGCGGTGCGGCTTTGTGAATGTCTTGCCGTAATCGGCTGGGGAAACCATGAACCTGTGGAAGCGTCAAGAGGTGTGTTTTTTAACGGTAATCCCCGTACCTTTTTTTGCAACAGATTTGGAGAGCTCCGGTTTGTCGAGGCAATATGGTCAAAAAGGAAAACGGGATTTACGATGGAACAGGGTAGAACTTCCTATTACCCCTCTCCCGACGGCAAAGACAAAAAACAACCGGTATGTTGGAATTACTCCGTAACAGGAAATATAGAAGACATAAAAATTGAAAGTCAACGTAATTGGATTCCTAA
Encoded proteins:
- a CDS encoding DUF4272 domain-containing protein produces the protein MYIKPEDRREKSNAKIKEMGIACMEELPLVESSKEAKLKSLEEICDRAIACLLSIQLAEDIHNEQGDEESRELFLRLLENYEVSDCLLEKEKRLFDGTYSEQDVIDVCWTYEAYWSLVWALGLVEDISYPNDICDVERAIKLVGDTDGKAAFKAQCKLRGIEEILDMLDLHYRYHWATEEKRLRPETEIKDLNPDVLMERRRGLEWLISEESDWFDISMDT
- a CDS encoding DUF4241 domain-containing protein; translation: MIPTKEWIEKYEKVKELLVSPAHYGNLFSQNEVQGKKLFILPMGTVHFPTGNVLVRDPLVYLNRNAEPYLQKVPTGIFPLETLVVEIEEDHYRYVATRVKFSNEKAAVYREALIGNEDLDNVDGESFFGFNVDAGLATVVDVKTRDAYCNFESRWANENPDKNIYDDYFAKEFKKSYVANPRFQRDGGDWINYPLEGTDLTVPMIQSGFGDGKYPVYFGYDKNDAICELVIEYIFAG
- a CDS encoding DUF2004 domain-containing protein; amino-acid sequence: MKKIEHQYFDQLNLATTDDVEVIWEKEIQGIDTWLWLGKNVEPSTGILDLYARFLEEIDEKIKEARKSLITYLKDDSYYIDFHIEECGLEDLPSDITEFVSKMKITNVGLWIDSEKPHITMDFMIAPDESDEILCVKFGEDAKIISIDWES
- a CDS encoding gliding motility protein; protein product: MRAKTGDVYCVYNSYLKKYTACQITKIEEGEKKPKAVLLWLDWSGEQPVKEEELPLLKPLYQDFMYWKRGLHLCNVDVMVPANHMLIGNMQPLTDESTNTYAMSWGNGYEVYRQLKWQEIPKEQRDAFKKAESSKEKIIFAGKEMAISRHRIHDDVPFENVLELKAFPCLSYLACKKWHIGLYEYLQSCPFLDELVLENHQQKILDFSNAHLHKLSIDMNGVEELYLNNELEELILLGEVTNNCKIHAVENGALLLLTATEIVPKIQGLKDLGKLHCSEITELDMAEILEAYPMLKELRLWGKPGILSNLSMLFRFTKLEGFTTVDLFGFSAEDIPEPECLPNLHWFWMSSLPENAAKKAKQLYKKRKEEGLDLWIQKPRKPEWLAQNLDNPFRSWDGQENISAANAKKAADVYKKTRAEILKLEQSSPIEAARTAEALVRAYTEAFNKMDKRKYFIETVEREDIYCALTELLDLIPPSLSINKEKLLEIFDTTRDF
- a CDS encoding Imm12 family immunity protein, with product MEVILSTVIGGEITVEVDGGKIVHSLIIKMRNSLKEHFKKIFFEGLDRIKINVYISGDVSSYCDKMGITATRYFRAKTEYTTEFCIDKNYWSLEPVLPVDRKFILFMENSLIQLGGIIEKKLKAAGYNFDGELFKEIVLKSLRGIS
- a CDS encoding HEAT repeat domain-containing protein, which codes for MLQELEAERLRRQNITKEDLQKKYAELQRAGFPLSECIGFIADLGGSNEIAYHYELICEDWERDDPLHLGNSFDKHDLAGIDFLFAAINKASTEKIRVFTAYLIAEILVRLKHRDFYTAVCNRLVPILVSLTNTKDCVLRRKALIAVGWVGTAQEIGIFNDRMLHDEDSLCRAWSASGLWQLSCNRLHSQTILPDVKDVFRQAIAVEKDLFACGVMIESAQSLFGKKWISSIAVENEDAVKIEKARKSAVRFLSKD